The genome window CTACCGCGGACCCGGCCAGACCGTCGGCTACCCGATCGTCGATCTGCACGCGCTGCGACTCGGCGTCGCGCAGTACGTCCATGGCCTCGAGGAGGTGATGATCCGCGCGGCGAGCGCCTTCGGCGTCGAGGCAGGCCGGCGCGAAGGGATCGTGGGCGTCTTCGCGGACGCGGGGCGCGGGCCCAAGATCGGGGCGATCGGCGTGCGCGTGAGCCGCGGGATCGCGTTCCACGGGTTCGCCTTCAACGTCGCCCCGGACCTCGATCACTACCGCTTCATCATTCCGTGCGGCCTCACGGGCATCGGGGTGGCGTCGCTCGCCTCGATCCTCGGCGAGGCGCCGCCGATCCCCGCCGCGTGCGAGGCGCTGATCGCCGCGTTCGCGGAGGTGTTCGGCGTCGGCGTGATCCGATGACCTCCCGCCGCAGCGCGCTCGTGCTCCTCGCCGCCGCGACGTGCCTCTGCGGGCGGGCGACACCCGCCCTCGCGGCCGTCCCGGATCCCGCGCCCGTGCGGACCGCGATCGCGATCGGTGCGGCGCTCTCCGACGACGGGGACGTCGTCTCCGGAAAGGTGCGGATCCGGGTGGTGAACGACACCGGCGAGCCGCTCTCCTCGATCCCTCTGTGGCTGTACGCCAACCGATTC of Pseudomonadota bacterium contains these proteins:
- the lipB gene encoding lipoyl(octanoyl) transferase LipB, yielding YRGPGQTVGYPIVDLHALRLGVAQYVHGLEEVMIRAASAFGVEAGRREGIVGVFADAGRGPKIGAIGVRVSRGIAFHGFAFNVAPDLDHYRFIIPCGLTGIGVASLASILGEAPPIPAACEALIAAFAEVFGVGVIR